The Fictibacillus phosphorivorans genomic sequence ACTTGCACGCACTGCTGACACCAAACAATTACAAGCTTTGGCAATAGGTGAGGAATTACATGCTTCTTAAATATCCGCCATCTGGATGCACCTAACAGTTGTGCACTGTCAATAAAGTCTTCTTTCAATATGGAAGCCATCATATTCCCAATCATTGAACCTAGTAGTGGTACTACGAGCAAAGTCAGAATAATCACCTCAAGACTTACCCTTGCAAAAAATGAATAAAGGAAAAATTCTTCTCCTTGAGCGTTCAGTTGCTCCCTAAGAATGGGACTCAATATAAATACAGCTATAATCGTAAGTGGAATAAAATAAAACGAGCTGAGCAGCTGATCTAATCCTTTTCTAAACTTATCTGGTAGATAGAAGGCAAATGGAATAGCCACGATAAAACTGAATAGAACACGGAACACACCAATTGCAATAACGGCAATCAAGGTGAATTTTGCACCTTGAAGCACTTTATGGCTGATGTCATAGCCAAGCCGATCTGTACCAAGAGGAAACATGAGCGAAGGATCAAAAGGTGCGCCACCTATCAGATTTTTTTGGTCATCATAAAGTAACTGAACTTGACGAACTTTGCTATCAAAAAACCATTCGAAACTTAAACTAGAGAAGATGAACACCATCAAGATAGAAAAACCTATCCAAAACTTCATACTTCGAATCATGTCAATTCTCCTCTCTTCGTAAAATATAGAATGACCCATTCAAAAAAAGCGTACAAAAGAAAAAATGGGATGACGAGAAGAATGAGACAAGCAGCAAGCATTTCTGGCCTAAAATCGCTATACATATAATGTGTAATTCCATGGATATTAAAAATGATCTCTACAAGAAGCAAGTTAGAGATCATGAACCATAAGACCGATTTCGAAAAGTGGAAGATACCTTCACTTGTATTTCTTGTAACATGTACAACAAGTACGTATATCCTTCTCATACCTTTTGCTAAACTCATCTCAACATACTGTTTGCTAAGTTCTTCTTCAGAAAGAAGTATCATCATCTTATAAAAGTAAACAAAGGGAAGAATCATCAAACAAACAATAGGTACGATATAGATCCTTTCTTCCGCTCCCATCGAAGCCACATTCGATACAAGAACCCCTGTTTTTTTATAAATAAATACAATCCCCATCTGTACGAGGGCAAAAACAAGCAGATCTGGCAAGGACTCTAAAAAGGTAAGTAGGTTTTTGATAGCTCTCCTTATAAACATTGGCAGCATTAACGTAACCCAAGTGAGAAGTTGCGCTATACAAAAAGCAATCAACAGTGCTCCAAAAAGAATAGTCAGTGAATAAAGATATGGCGACCATATATCCTCTAAAAACAACCTTGGCCTTCCCTGATTGAAGTAAGTCATCTGGTTCAATTGTAAAATATCCATACTAACCGCTTTGATCTTATTGAAATACATACTTACATCCTTATTCATGATTAATTCTGGTAGTCCACTGATTAAAATAATGGAAACGATCGTCAAAATCAGTTGCATCAACAGTTTCTTCATAATTTTCATAACGCTCCCCCTTCTTCTACCTTTTAGACGGATGGAACCGATATTTTCACTCACTCTTTTATTTTTGAAGGATAAAACGGCTAAAACAATCCATATTAAGGAAGAGAAAAACTTACGGAATTGAGGACAGACTATGTGGAATAAGATCAGGATTGGAGTTCTATTAACGGCCTGTTTAAGCTTCTTCTTTCCCCTCACCACTGAAGCAAAAGAACCCCTAACTTATTTCCCAATCGTAAAAAAGGGGGAAGTTTTGGAGTGGGAGAAAGTAAACAAACTCCTTCCTAAAGGTGCTACTTTTAAAGTTGTGGATTTAGAGACAGGCTTTTATTTTCAAGTACAAAGAAGAGCGGGTAATAAGCATGCCGATGTACAGCCGTTGACTAGAGACGATACTGCTGTTCTAAAGCACCTCTATAACGACAAATGGAGCTGGAACCGCCGTGCTATACTAATTCCCGTAAATGGCAGGATGCTTGCTGGCAGCATGCATGGAATGCCTCATGGAGCAGGTGCTCTTGAAAACGGATTTCCTGGTCATTTTTGCATACACTTTTTAGGCAGTTCAACACACCGTTCTCGCAATATAGATCCTTCTCATCAATTTATGATCTTAAAAGCCGGAGGACAACTAACGAAATACGCAGCTGGAGCAAGCGCAAAACAAGCGGTTTCCATGTTTTTAGTCGGCATGAAACAGCAAGACATCAAAATAGCCATGCCTGTCGTTAACAAAGCTCTGTTAAAAGATCCGACCATTACAAAGCTGTTCAAAGGGATCACAAGTATGCAGTATGATATTAGATCTCCAAGCACCAGGTATCCACCTGTTGTACGAACTGAAATAAGAGCTAGGGTAAAAAAATACGATGATAGCGGATTACAAACAGATACACTTACCTTTTTAATGGAACGCAAATCCATGACAGACGGCTGGAAAATCATAAAAATCAGATTCTAGAACCTAAAGAAGCTTTTTCTTTAGGTTTTTTTGTTTAGAGAGTTGTGAGGATCAAAGGGGTATAGCGCGATTAGACATTGTCGATACATGTCGACTCGCGGTTATATGATCAATCTCGCGGAATTAACGTAAAGACTAACGGTAATAACACTAAAATTTCAGGGATTATAGGTGGGAAAAGAATCTTTAATACCCCACACCGTAAAAATAGCATTCACTTATCCCCTTCACGTTGATAAAACACGAATAAAAATATATTTTTTTAATAAATTGTTCGTATTTCAGTTGAAATCCACTTTAATAATTGTTATATTTACCAAGGGAAAAAACAATTCAAGAAAAACTACCAAGTATTTCAAGGGGGATTATTATGAATACCCATTATGATGTAATTGTTGTTGGCGCAGGTCCTGCAGGGATCTTTACGAGCTATGAACTAACGAGACAGCTTCCAGATGCAAAAATATTGTTAATAGATAAAGGACATGACATCTATGCACGTTCGTGTCCAATTTTAGAGAAGAAAGTTCAAAAATGTCCACCTGCAGCAGGTAGAAAAGAATTTGCGGGTTGTTTACCTGCTTGCTCGATCACAAACGGCTTTGGTGGAGCAGGAGCTTATTCGGATGGAAAGTTCAATATTACGAGCGAATTCGGAGGATGGATGACTGATTATCTTTCTGAAGAACAAGTGGTCGAACTTATTAAATATGTAGATGATATCAACTTAGAGCATGGTGCTACAGATTCGATCACGGATCCTCTTACCCCTGAAGTTAAAGATATTGAAAAGCGCGGTTATGCAGCTGGTTTAAAGCTGTTACGAGCTCAAGTTCGCCATCTTGGTACAGAACAAAACCTTGAAATACTAAAAAGCATATACGAATATTTAAAAACGCGCATCGAGATGAAATATAAAGCGGAGGTTGAAGATCTCATTACAGAACGAACGACTGAAGGATATGTAGCAAAAGGGATCCTTTTAAAAGACGGAACCTCTCTTACATCCGAGAAAGTTGTTATTGTTCCTGGGCGGGATGGGTCAACATGGCTAACTAAGATCCTTAAGAAACGCCGTATTAAAATGACAGCTAACCAAGTCGATATTGGCGTTCGCGTGGAAACGTCCAACTTGGTCATGGAAGAGATCAATAAGCACCTTTATGAAGGGAAATTTGTCTTTAATACATCTGTGGGCACAAAAGTAAGAACGTTCTGTTCTAACCCTTCTGGACATGTTGTCGTGGAGAACCACTCTGGCATCATGCTTGCGAACGGACACGCTTATAAAGATCCAAAGCTAGGCAGTGAGAACACAAACTTTGCATTGCTCGTATCACATCAGTTTGCTGAACCATTCGATCAGCCAACTGAGTACGCTCATGAAGTCTCTAAACTTGCCAACCAGCTGTCTATGGGTGGGCTCGTCGTTCAGAAATATGGAGATATCTTAAAAGGGCGTCGCTCTACAGATAAGCGTATAAAAGAAGGCTTCCTTCGTCCAACGTTAAAAGAAGCGGTTCCAGGTGACCTTGGGCTTGTGCTTCCATATAACACGATGAAAAGTTTGATTGAGATGACTGAGGCTTTGGATAAAGTAACACCAGGGATCGCATCTGAACACACATTGTTTTATGGTGTAGAAGCTAAATTCTATTCTGCACGTCCAAAGCTCGATGAGAAGTTTGAGTCAGAAATCAACCGCCTCTATGTTGGTGGAGATGGTGCTGGGATTACGCGTGGTCTAGCCCAAGCAAGTGCATGTGGCGTTTGGATCGCTCAAAACGTTGCAGCGAAAATAAAAGAAAAAACACCAGCGTTGGTATAATTCAAATAAAAAATGCCTTAGGATTCTGATCCTAAGGCATTCGTTTTTGCTTAATTTGTAGAGAAGATAACGATTCTACCTCTTATTACAGCAATTATAAAACCTACAACTGATCCAATGATCGCTGGGATCAGCCACCCGATTCCATCTGCATATAGAGGAATATATGAATAAATCTGTTCGATTGCACCAAGTTTAATTCCAAAAGCTTTCAATCCATCTGCTATTGAGACCAGAGCAGTTGCAACGATTCCACCGATATATACTTCTTTTCTTCCAGAGAACAAATCATGTAAGAAGGAAAGCAGAATCAAAACGATCGCAATCGGATAGATCGCTGTTAAAACAGGTACAGAAACAGAGATGAGTTGTGTTAATCCTAAGTTTGCAACACCTGCACTGAACACACTCATAATAAGTACAACCGTTTTATACGAAACATTTGGAAACATTTTTTTTGCAAACTCACCACATGCGGTGACAAGACCTACAGAAGTTGTTAAACAAGCTAGCGCGACAGCTAGTCCAAGTAGTACGTTTCCAAACGGACCAAATAGTTCTGCTACAACATTTGTAAGAATCTGACCGCCGTTATCCGTCTGACCAAGTGCCTGACTTGTTGCTCCTAAATAGGCTAAGATCCCATAAACAGCGGCTAAACAAGTAGCTGAGATCAACCCCGCTTTAATAACCATCTTAGTCACTTGTTCTTTTTTCATTTCTGGCCGTTTCACTGCTGTGATGACTACGATACCGAACGCAAGTGCGCCAAGTGTATCCATCGTCAAATAACCATCCATAAATCCTTTAATTAGTGGATTACTAGCATAATCAGGAGATGCTGTTCCTAATTTTCCAACCGGTGTTATGACCGCTTTAACTAAAAGAGATACAATAATAAGCAATAATAATGGCGTTAAGATATTTCCGATTCGGTCTACCAGTTTTGATGGATTTAACGACAGCCAGTAGGTTACGGTAAAGAATACAACCGTAAACAAGAAAAGAGTTAAACCATTGTTCATGCTTTCTGGTAAGAAAGGAACAACAGCCATCTCATAAGAAACGGTTCCTGTTCTCGGAATTCCGAAGAATGGCCCGATAGCTAAATAAAGGATGGTCGCGAAAACAGAACCGAACAATGGATTCACTCGCTCTGTTAACGTCTGTAGTCCACCACCTGTTCGTGCTAGCGCGATTACCCCTAATAAAGGTAATCCAACACCTGTTATAAAAAAGCCAACCATGGACTGCCAGACCATCTCACCTGCTGACTGACCCAATGCTGGCGGAAAGATTAAATTTCCAGCTCCAAAAAACAAAGCAAATAACATCAAGCCCACCGAGAGCGTTCGCTTCTGCATATTTAATTTCCTCCTCCGTGGTCATTTATACAAATTGATTTTATATTTTTATCGAATTTTGTCGAAATATTTTTATATCCATATGTATTTGTAACATGATATGAGATTGGAGTCAATATTCAGATATAGTGAATTTTCTAACAAATGTTTTCGAAAAGAAAGGACTGAGACAACTCAGTCCTTATACACCATTATTTAACGGTTTGTTGGAAACACACGCTTGATCGTATCATTAAACTCTCTTACGAAACCTGATACAGGATTTCCTTTGTTGATCTCGTCTGCATATCCGTTCATACGATCGTTGAAGTCAGGATTTGTTGATACGAATACATCATTGATATCAGGATCTGTTTTTCGAACCGTATCCCCGATCTTCTTTTCTGTTTCTTTTGAAAGCTTCATGCTTTCTCCGCCCTTGAGCTTTGCCGCTACATATGCGTTGTTCTCTGTAACGATAACAGTCGCATCTTCAACCTCTTTAAGGTCTGTTACTTTATTAGCCGCTTTATCTGCTACGTCCATACGTGTGTTTTCATCGTATTGATTATCCATACCCATATCCATGTTGTTGTTCATGTTATTCATATTTCGATCAGCACGATTGTCGTAGTTCACTTCCGTCATGTTGTTACGCGCTTCTTTTCCCATATCCTTGTCGTTGTTGTTCATTCCACAAGCACCTAGGAAAGATGATAACATTACGGCCATTGAAGTAACGAGAATAGTCTTTTTCATTAAATGACACTCCTTTAAAATTTTTGACTGTCATCTAATAAAATTTGTTTGTTGAGAAGAAAATATACATAGCAATGATTTTCTCAAACGCTCTTTTCTAAAAGATTGTTGCTTTTAACTCCTTGCCACCTTTGACAATTGATTGGAGTGAAAGGTGCGAGACTCCTACGGGACAGGCGGGCAGTGCGAAAAGTGGAAGTGGCTCGTTCAGCCCCGACAAGCAAAAGGTGAATGAGCAAGGAAGGCGCTCTTTGCCTTCTGGATCATTTAGCTTTTGACCTCGAGGGGCTAGCCACTGCAACTAGAAAGCTGAGACACTTAAGAGTTAAACGTACGAATGTGGCTCAGCGCCTGCCCCGTGGAAAGCGAGCAGCCTGGAACGGAAATCAACACTTCCAAAAGCAACAAAGTTTACGAAAACAGCCTTCTCAAAAGACATAAAAAAAAGCCTTCCAGTATTGGAAGACATTATTATTTAAACCATCCGTTTGAATAGGACCCTTTGTTTTTTGGCTTAAAGATGAGCCACGCAACAATACAAAGGATAACGATTGTAAAGGCAAAAAGACCAACTTTATGAATCACTTCCATGACTAAAGCCCATCGACCTGCCAGCTGATAACCGATCACGATAAAAAACGAACACCAGAATAGAGCGCCACTATAAGCGTAAAGCGCAAATTGTCTCCAATTCAAAGAGTACATTCCAGCAAAGTAAGCAGTCAGATGTCTGATTCCTGGCATAAAGTATCCAAAGAACAACGCTGATTTTCCATACTTTAAAAAGAAATTCTGTGTTTTATCTATTTTCTCTTCAGAAATTCCAAATTTCGGACCTAACTTTTTTAATAGAGGTTTACCACAGATGTTACCGAAATAATAGCTACCGGTTATACCTGTAATTGCTCCTAAAAATGCACTCAATACAGCTGGTAAAGCGGGAAGATCTCCAGCAAAAATGAAGTATCCTACCGTCGCTAAAAGGATCTCATCCGGAATAGGCAACCCGATAATCCCTAATGCCAATAATAAAAAAATACCAAAGTAGCTATATTGATGAATGATATTAAATAGGTCAAATTCCATGACGTCACCAACTTCTTTTTTTACACCTTCTACAATTGTAACGATAAATGGGGTGATTTGGAAAGAGAAAAATACATTTAAGTATATAGCATGGTGATTTTTACTATGTATTTAGGTCGTGTGATTCTTACTCGTAGTAAGTATAAACGTTATATCATTCCATGCTAAGCATTCTTCAATCAATTGCTGCTTTCCTACCGTGATCTTTTCTTCCTCTATCTTTTTCCCACCTAACGAAATATATGCTTGTTTAGATGGATTTTCTTTTAACACCCACACGATCATACTTTTCTTACCTATAGATAGGAGTTCTTCAGCGAATCTTTTTAGCATTCTTGTTCCATGCCCTTTTTGTTGCACAGCTTTTAACAAGTAAAAAGCATAGATCTCACTATCAAATGGATGGTGTGATCTGATTGAACCTCCAGATATAAATCCACAAAGTTGCTTTTGTTGATCTTCCAAAACGAGCACAATATGTGATTTTTGCATCAACCATTCTTTCCATCTCTGTTCTCTTTCCTTAACCGACATCTGTGATAGATAGTCATCCTCTACTATGCCTTTATAAGATTGCTGCCAGCTTTCCACGTGAACTTTCGCAATTTCTGCTGCATCTGTTAGGTTGGCCCATCGGATGTTCATATCTTCTTCCTCCTCTCTTTAATTTGTTATCATACCCACCATTTACTTTGAGGTAATAGCGTTACCGGCAATTGAAAATTTACCTCGAACCAATTTTTCAACTGTGTGGCATGTACTAAATATTCGGAAGCAGCATGTGATACACCGATTAAACTCATTGAAGTCTGTGCAATATAGCATTTCATGTGTTCATACTTCTTTTTGCCGTATTCATTATCGATGTGACAGTGCACCTCACCAGTCAAATAGGCTTCTGCCCCCATCTTCTCCGCTTCTATCATCGTCTCTACTTTATCACCACATCCTGCTACAATCGCAATCTTCGTTATGTTTTTATGGATTACACCTTGCACATCTGCATAGGGAATATCAAATAATTCAGTTGATCCAACAATTAATTCTTCTGTAGAAGTAGGAGCTATCTGACAAAGAATCCCGCAAGCTCCGTTATCATCCTTCAATAGTTCTCCAACCACTTTTGCGCCCAATGCTTTTCCCCAAGCATCACTCGTGCTGATCTTGCGTGAATAATCGAGTGGTACATGAAGTGTAAACACTGATAAACGCTTTTTCTTCATCTGCTGGATAAAATGAGGAGGGATCGGTATAAAACCTCTTCCCCATTTGCCTTTTGGATCTCCGCATTCCATGACAATGGGGTGATGCATAAATAGTAGATCTCCAGGATTACTTTCAGAAATAAATCTTTCAAGTACTTCGTCTGTAGGAAAAACAGCTAGAAATATACGTTTGACCTCTTCATCACCTCTAAGCATGAGTCCGTTAAACAACTTCGTAAATTCAGGTTCAAACTCATGCCGCCAATTAAAATGTATGGGATCGTACACCATCGGAATAAATCTACTGAACGCTGGGTCTGTTCCAATTTTTCTATATGTAAAAAGTTCATCGATCGCGTGATCTATCCTCTTCAGTTCCACCATCTTGTTTTCGTCCTTTCTTGCGCGAGGTTTTTTCGATAGCCCATTTTCGTAAAGCATTTATTAAGCATTCAACAATTTTTTAAAATAAATTATCTCTGGATCTCCTTCGTCTAAGTTATCAACGAAACCACTCTTCTTAAAATGGTTCTTAATGAATACCTTTTTCATAGATTCATTAGATTCATTTGTCGAAGAGAATAGTTTGTTTGTGGGTGAGATCTTACTCATGTGCGTTAACAAACTACTCGCCAATCCCTTTCTTTGATGAGCCGGGTCAACCATGATGAGGGATATAAAACAGCAATCAAAGAAATGAGTGTGGTAGATAAGAAATGCAGCGACTTCTTCTTCTTCATACAGAATCAAACATCTTTCCTCTTTTATCGCCTGATGGATCTCGTCTTTTCTATGATCACTTCCTATCATTTTTTTATCTAGTTCTATAATTTTATGAAGATGGTGTTTCTTCGCATTCTGAATTTCCATATGTACCGTCCTTTTGTTTGTCATTATGTTTGGTTTTGCTACAATAAAGAAAAAAGTTGAGGTGTTCTATTTATGGCAATTGTAGATATTACGATCATTCCAATCGGTACTGAAACTCCAAGCGTTAGCGAATATGTAGCAGAAATACAAAAAGTTCTTCAGCAAAACAAAGATAAGGTAAATTACCAGCTTACTCCGATGAGTACATTGATCGAAGGAGAGCTTCCAGATCTCTTTGATGTTATTCAGCAACTTCACGAGGTTCCTTTTTCAAATGGCATTCAGCGCGTAGCCACAAACATTCGCATCGATGACCGCCGTGATAAAAAATCCACGATGACAGGTAAGCTGGAAGCTGTAGAAGCAAGGATGACTAAGGAGTAATTACTTACCTAGTTTTATTTTTCGTATGGCGCTCGTTCAGCATGCATTTCATGCCGATGAACGAGCTTTCAATCAACCACATTTACAAAAAAGCTTACTCTCATAGGGCTATCCGCCCCACTCAGAGTAAGCTTTTCTTTATTTATTCGCCCTTTGAAGTCTTTACTTCTGCTTTTTCCTTTGTTGCTACTGCATTAGGTTCTTTTTTAGCAAATTCGATGCGAAGATCGTCGATGCTGTTGCGAACATTCCCTTTGCCAGAGAAATTTTCTAGCAGTTCTTTAACATCAATGCCTGAAGATGCTTTTAAAGATTCTTGAAGGGATGACATTAAGTTTGTCGCATAACCTGTGATACGGTTTGCTCCACCATTTTCACTGCCGCCTGTATCCACGACTGTAATTTTATCGATGTTAGAAAGTGGTGCTGCCACTTGCTTCGCGTATTCAGGAAGCATCTTAATCATCATATCCATCATCGCAGCCTGACCGTATAACTCAAACGCTTCAGCGATCTTTTGTTTCGCTTCGGCTTCAGCAAGACCTTTCAGACGGATAACATCTGCTTCGGATTCCCCTTTTGCACGTTCCGCTTCTGCTCTTGAAAGTCCGTCTAAGCGCACTTTCTCAGCTTCGGCTTTTGCCATAGCTTCAACACGGTATTTATGAGCATCCGCTTCAGCCACTTGCTTACGCTTATCTGCTTCGGCTGACTGTTCAACCGCATAACGATCTGCGTCAGCTTTTTTCTTAACTTCTGAGTCGTACTGCTTTTCACGACGCAGGATCTCTTTTTCTTCAAGTTCGATCTGCTTTTGACGCTCGATGATTTTAATCTGCATCTGTTGTTCGGTTACTTGCTGTTTTGCGATCGCTTCTTCCAAGTGGTAAGCCTGGTCTGCACGGGCTTTGGCAACATCTTGTTCACGACGGAACTCAGCTACTTTCAACTGATTCATCTTTTCAGCTTCCGCTACTTCTGTCGCGCGGCCTAACTCAGACTGCTTCGCTTCTTTATCTGCTTCAGCACGTTTAATACGCGTTTCTTTTTCAGCTTCTGCCATCGCCATATCAGCATCACGCTTAATCTGTGCGATTCGAGGCTTACCAAGAGAATCTAGGTATCCG encodes the following:
- a CDS encoding Nif3-like dinuclear metal center hexameric protein, whose protein sequence is MVELKRIDHAIDELFTYRKIGTDPAFSRFIPMVYDPIHFNWRHEFEPEFTKLFNGLMLRGDEEVKRIFLAVFPTDEVLERFISESNPGDLLFMHHPIVMECGDPKGKWGRGFIPIPPHFIQQMKKKRLSVFTLHVPLDYSRKISTSDAWGKALGAKVVGELLKDDNGACGILCQIAPTSTEELIVGSTELFDIPYADVQGVIHKNITKIAIVAGCGDKVETMIEAEKMGAEAYLTGEVHCHIDNEYGKKKYEHMKCYIAQTSMSLIGVSHAASEYLVHATQLKNWFEVNFQLPVTLLPQSKWWV
- a CDS encoding ABC transporter permease → MIRSMKFWIGFSILMVFIFSSLSFEWFFDSKVRQVQLLYDDQKNLIGGAPFDPSLMFPLGTDRLGYDISHKVLQGAKFTLIAVIAIGVFRVLFSFIVAIPFAFYLPDKFRKGLDQLLSSFYFIPLTIIAVFILSPILREQLNAQGEEFFLYSFFARVSLEVIILTLLVVPLLGSMIGNMMASILKEDFIDSAQLLGASRWRIFKKHVIPHLLPKLVIVWCQQCVQVLIIFTHLGYLKLFFGGTDIDFNPMMADPPKSMSNEWSGLIGDYYILIHANPSIALGPIIMFGIAIYAFQLIGEGIQHHLQTRHFKKKRGVRLSEESAMKIEQKSSFVFIEKWGA
- a CDS encoding MTH1187 family thiamine-binding protein, with protein sequence MAIVDITIIPIGTETPSVSEYVAEIQKVLQQNKDKVNYQLTPMSTLIEGELPDLFDVIQQLHEVPFSNGIQRVATNIRIDDRRDKKSTMTGKLEAVEARMTKE
- a CDS encoding GNAT family N-acetyltransferase, with translation MEIQNAKKHHLHKIIELDKKMIGSDHRKDEIHQAIKEERCLILYEEEEVAAFLIYHTHFFDCCFISLIMVDPAHQRKGLASSLLTHMSKISPTNKLFSSTNESNESMKKVFIKNHFKKSGFVDNLDEGDPEIIYFKKLLNA
- a CDS encoding DedA family protein, with translation MEFDLFNIIHQYSYFGIFLLLALGIIGLPIPDEILLATVGYFIFAGDLPALPAVLSAFLGAITGITGSYYFGNICGKPLLKKLGPKFGISEEKIDKTQNFFLKYGKSALFFGYFMPGIRHLTAYFAGMYSLNWRQFALYAYSGALFWCSFFIVIGYQLAGRWALVMEVIHKVGLFAFTIVILCIVAWLIFKPKNKGSYSNGWFK
- a CDS encoding GNAT family N-acetyltransferase, translating into MNIRWANLTDAAEIAKVHVESWQQSYKGIVEDDYLSQMSVKEREQRWKEWLMQKSHIVLVLEDQQKQLCGFISGGSIRSHHPFDSEIYAFYLLKAVQQKGHGTRMLKRFAEELLSIGKKSMIVWVLKENPSKQAYISLGGKKIEEEKITVGKQQLIEECLAWNDITFILTTSKNHTT
- a CDS encoding ABC transporter permease subunit yields the protein MKIMKKLLMQLILTIVSIILISGLPELIMNKDVSMYFNKIKAVSMDILQLNQMTYFNQGRPRLFLEDIWSPYLYSLTILFGALLIAFCIAQLLTWVTLMLPMFIRRAIKNLLTFLESLPDLLVFALVQMGIVFIYKKTGVLVSNVASMGAEERIYIVPIVCLMILPFVYFYKMMILLSEEELSKQYVEMSLAKGMRRIYVLVVHVTRNTSEGIFHFSKSVLWFMISNLLLVEIIFNIHGITHYMYSDFRPEMLAACLILLVIPFFLLYAFFEWVILYFTKRGELT
- the brnQ gene encoding branched-chain amino acid transport system II carrier protein translates to MQKRTLSVGLMLFALFFGAGNLIFPPALGQSAGEMVWQSMVGFFITGVGLPLLGVIALARTGGGLQTLTERVNPLFGSVFATILYLAIGPFFGIPRTGTVSYEMAVVPFLPESMNNGLTLFLFTVVFFTVTYWLSLNPSKLVDRIGNILTPLLLLIIVSLLVKAVITPVGKLGTASPDYASNPLIKGFMDGYLTMDTLGALAFGIVVITAVKRPEMKKEQVTKMVIKAGLISATCLAAVYGILAYLGATSQALGQTDNGGQILTNVVAELFGPFGNVLLGLAVALACLTTSVGLVTACGEFAKKMFPNVSYKTVVLIMSVFSAGVANLGLTQLISVSVPVLTAIYPIAIVLILLSFLHDLFSGRKEVYIGGIVATALVSIADGLKAFGIKLGAIEQIYSYIPLYADGIGWLIPAIIGSVVGFIIAVIRGRIVIFSTN
- a CDS encoding YhcN/YlaJ family sporulation lipoprotein, which codes for MKKTILVTSMAVMLSSFLGACGMNNNDKDMGKEARNNMTEVNYDNRADRNMNNMNNNMDMGMDNQYDENTRMDVADKAANKVTDLKEVEDATVIVTENNAYVAAKLKGGESMKLSKETEKKIGDTVRKTDPDINDVFVSTNPDFNDRMNGYADEINKGNPVSGFVREFNDTIKRVFPTNR
- a CDS encoding NAD(P)/FAD-dependent oxidoreductase, whose product is MNTHYDVIVVGAGPAGIFTSYELTRQLPDAKILLIDKGHDIYARSCPILEKKVQKCPPAAGRKEFAGCLPACSITNGFGGAGAYSDGKFNITSEFGGWMTDYLSEEQVVELIKYVDDINLEHGATDSITDPLTPEVKDIEKRGYAAGLKLLRAQVRHLGTEQNLEILKSIYEYLKTRIEMKYKAEVEDLITERTTEGYVAKGILLKDGTSLTSEKVVIVPGRDGSTWLTKILKKRRIKMTANQVDIGVRVETSNLVMEEINKHLYEGKFVFNTSVGTKVRTFCSNPSGHVVVENHSGIMLANGHAYKDPKLGSENTNFALLVSHQFAEPFDQPTEYAHEVSKLANQLSMGGLVVQKYGDILKGRRSTDKRIKEGFLRPTLKEAVPGDLGLVLPYNTMKSLIEMTEALDKVTPGIASEHTLFYGVEAKFYSARPKLDEKFESEINRLYVGGDGAGITRGLAQASACGVWIAQNVAAKIKEKTPALV
- a CDS encoding flotillin family protein, coding for MSFSPLFIVIGVAVFLVVALISVFITKYRTASPDEALIVTGSFLGSKNVNIDEAGNRIKIVRGGGTFVLPVFQQAKPLSLLTSKLDVQTPEVYTEQGVPVMADGTAIIKVGSSIGEIATAAEQFLGKLKEDRENEAREVLEGHLRSILGSMTVEEIYKNREKFSQEVQRVASQDLAKMGLIIVSFTIKDLRDKNGYLDSLGKPRIAQIKRDADMAMAEAEKETRIKRAEADKEAKQSELGRATEVAEAEKMNQLKVAEFRREQDVAKARADQAYHLEEAIAKQQVTEQQMQIKIIERQKQIELEEKEILRREKQYDSEVKKKADADRYAVEQSAEADKRKQVAEADAHKYRVEAMAKAEAEKVRLDGLSRAEAERAKGESEADVIRLKGLAEAEAKQKIAEAFELYGQAAMMDMMIKMLPEYAKQVAAPLSNIDKITVVDTGGSENGGANRITGYATNLMSSLQESLKASSGIDVKELLENFSGKGNVRNSIDDLRIEFAKKEPNAVATKEKAEVKTSKGE